Proteins from a single region of Hermetia illucens chromosome 3, iHerIll2.2.curated.20191125, whole genome shotgun sequence:
- the LOC119651619 gene encoding extracellular protease inhibitor 10-like, whose protein sequence is MICRALILVVLVAAVTADTEPLLCMRYCIQVISDPVCGYNGKVWKTFNSLCDLKNAECSERATYEVKDSAECAAHEITVRIDDPVGPILIDKCNFMCLDVYSPVCGYDGTSYVTFSNSCDMSRGSCLRGTKFEKVADELCGISNVAERISSCGKFCPDYYKPVCGFNGKRYRTFSNTCFMQLANCNDAENYEEASGEKCNLLQLY, encoded by the exons ATGATCTGTCGCGCATTGATCCTCGTAGTCCTGG TGGCTGCAGTTACAGCAGACACAGAGCCCTTGCTATGCATGCGGTATTGTATTCAAGTGATTAGTGATCCTGTTTGTGGTTACAATGGAAAAGTTTGGAAGACATTCAATAGCCTTTGCGATTTAAAGAACGCTGAGTGTTCAGAGCGAGCCA CGTATGAAGTAAAGGATTCAGCTGAGTGCGCAGCTCATGAAATCACCGTTCGTATCGATGATCCAGTTGGGCCAATATTAATTGACAAATGTAATTTCATGTGCTTGGACGTTTACAGTCCAGTCTGTGGATACGATGGAACATCATATGTAACATTTTCAAATAGCTGCGATATGAGTCGGGGCAGCTGCTTGAGAGGAACAA aattcGAAAAAGTTGCAGATGAATTATGCGGTATTAGCAACGTAGCCGAAAGGATTTCCAGTTGTGGAAAGTTTTGCCCTGATTACTACAAGCCTGTATGTGGATTCAATGGCAAGAGATATAGGACGTTTTCAAACACATGCTTCATGCAATTAGCTAACTGCAACGATGCTGAAA ACTACGAGGAAGCCTCTGGCGAGAAGTGTAACCTTCTTCAATTATACTAA